In Canis aureus isolate CA01 chromosome 25, VMU_Caureus_v.1.0, whole genome shotgun sequence, the genomic window ACTCCCCAATAGagaagtcttttctttttgttcatatgttaaaatttttattattgcatAATATGGTGTGAGCTATATggtttacaaaaatatttatttcatttactcaaTTTCATAAATGAACACAATAAGGCTTAAATAAACtgagtaactttttaaaaatagattttatttattcattcgtgagagacacacagagagaggcagagacataggcagagggagaagtgagactcaatcccaggacccctggatcactacctaagccaaagggagatgctcaatgactgagccacctaggcaccctgaaaCTGAGTAACTTTTAAGTTGATGATACCATTAGAATGTTTGAGCTAAGACTAAAATTAAGGTTACTACTCTAAGACTAGTTCTTTTTCCACTTCAGTAGCAGCTAACCCAGAACTGTAGAGACCACTGGTCTAAGTATCAGAGCCAAGgcatattgaaatataatttaggtGAACTCCCTATTAGCAAAGTTGCTTGTGACcccaaaacaacacaaaactcaGCTTGTAACAATCAATTCAAAACCACCAATCAGACTAGTTGGAACATCTATTCTAATCCCAACCTCAACATCATTTTACTGAGACCTGAGGCAATGCATTCtccttatgtataaaataaaggcTGTAAAGTCTGCTATGACACCACCCTTACTTGTTGTGAGTCTATGACCTTACTATTCTGAGAAGGAATCATTTGCCCATGGGGCCCCCTAGATTTTGGCTATAAAAGGTTTTTTGGGCTTAGCCACTGGggcttttctccctttttttgaCATACCCGACTTGCATGTGCCTGGTATTTTTATCAAAAGAGTGATGAGGTAGGGTGAAGGTATAGAGATCATGACAAGATAGTGCTACTAGTTAGAAAAGAAGGGCAAGTGAAGACATTGTATCTGAGAAGACACTTTCTTATCTCGAGTTTCCTGTTTTGGTCTATAGGTAAGGAGATATATTGTCTGTGAGTAGAAAATTCTTATTCACTGAGAAAGACTCAGATCAATGTCTTACCAAGTGGAgaaatcattcatttcttttgagggACAGAATCTCTAAGCAGCCATGAAAAACGTCAGTATAATTACTGAATTTGTCCTTCTGGGATTGTCTAGTGATCCCCAGATCCAGACTATGCTCTTTGTGCTGTTCCTGGGGATTTACCTTCTGACTTTGATGGGAAATCTGGTGATGATCCTGGTGATCAGGGTTGATTCTCATCTCCAAacacccatgtacttcttcctcggACACTTATCCTTCCTGGATCTCAGTTTCTCCTCAGTCACTGTGCCCAAAATGCTACAGAACTTCTTATCTCAGAAGAAAAGCATCTCGGTGTGGGGTTGCATCACTCAGAgtttctttttcactctctctGGAGGAACAGAAGCTTGTCTGCTCTCTgccatggcctatgaccgctatgctGCCATCTGCTACCCTCTGGTCTACACCATGGTCATAAACAGGCCTCTCTGTATTGTGACTGTGAGTATAGCTTGGACAGTGGGATTTCTGATTTCCTTGATGAATATTCTTTTCATCTACAAGTTACATTTCTGTGGGTCCAACATTATCCCCCATTTCAGCTGTGAGCTACCTCCGCTCTTTCCTCTGTCCTGTACAGATCCCATTGTCAATGAGATTCTTCTAGCAGTGTCATGTGCGTTTCTGGGACTGCTGACACTTCCCCTAATCCTCTTCTCTTACTCCAGAATCATTTCTGCCATTCTGAACATCCACTCCTCTGAGGGCCAAGCCAAAgccttctccacctgctcctcccacctcacCGTGGTACTCTTGTTCTATGGGACAGCTCTATTCAGGTACatcagccctgcctcaggctcagtGTTGGAGTGAGTGGTCTCCATTCAGTACAGTGTGATCACATCTTTGGTGAACCCCCTCATCTACAGTCTCAAGAACCAAGAGGTGAAGGCAGCTCTGCAGAGGATGCTAAAGCAACAAAAGTGTGCCCTGGGGTAGAAAAAAAAGCTGTGTCATTCGGctcagaaatagaacaaaattatCTCTAAAGAAGAATGATTTTTATAAGCCTAGAGCACTTGGGGAAGTTGCATTTCAATTAAATTCAAGTGTTTGTCTGGACTTCAAAGCAAATAAGCTCTCACAAAAATGGAGGCCAGGGAAAGAATTTGAGGTATGGGCTCCTATCTAGCAACCCTTTACAAAATAATCTGAGAGAAGGATCTTGGCTTCATCTGAGAAGACAGCAGATGAGGTGTATTTGGAGCAAAGTAGGATGTCTGACCAAATTGATTATTTCTGGAGTGTCTTTGAAGATGTTTCCAGAAGAATTTGAATCAATGAGCTGGATAAAGAAGATTGCCCTCACCGATGTGAGTATCATGCACTCTGTTCAGGGCCCAAATAGAACAAAACTGCAGTGGCAGGGTGAATCTGCATTCTCTGCTTGGAGTGGaacatccatcttctcctacCTTCAGGCATTGATGTTCTTATTCTTGGGCCTTCAAACTCAGATTAGAACTTACAACACTGGCTCCCCTGATTCAGGCTTTTGGTTTGGACTGGAATTATACCACTGGCTTTTCTGGTCTCCCAGCTTGCAGACAGCAGGTCAtgggatttctcagcctccataaccaTGCCAGCCAAGCCACCGTAATAAATctcttattctattctattctattctattctattctattctattcattctgttttctggaaaagTGTGACCAATACAgcaggaaaacataaaaaagaaaaattaatggatTGCCTATTTTGTTTTCCCTAAACTCTCCTACTTGGGggcttacatttaaaaataaaattatgtgcatGTGCGCCtgtgaatcactatttttgtatcctttggatacaAATAAATTTTGGAACAATtgacatctatctatctatctatcccacatcttctttacccattcatcagttgatgcacATTTGGGCTCTTTTTGTGTTTTGGCTATTGGTGGATAGCACTGCTATAAGCAATTGCACTAATAGGTATTATCCAaaggagtatatatatatattgaggtGGCAAGGCATATTAATTTCTTTAGGGTGGACTTTTCAATCAATAGAGTTGGAATGATTAGCTATCCATGTAGAGAATTATTGAAACTTTATCCTCACCTACCATATGCAAAGGTCAATTCCCGTTAGACTAAAGTATTAAATGTGAAAAGGGAAactataaatcttttataaatgtggatggaactggagggtattatgctgagtgaagtaagtcaatcggagaaggacaaatattatatggtttcattaaaggggaatataaaaaatagtgagagggattaaagggaaaaggagaaaaaatgagtgggaaatatcatagagggtgacagaacatgagtgactcctaactctgggaaacgaacaaggggtagtggaaggggaggtgggcgggggaatggggtgactgggtgactggcactgaggggggtacttgacaggatgagcactgggtgttatactatatgttggcaaatcgaactccaataaaaaaatatacaaaaatatataatagggCAATGTATTGATAAtaaagaaggattttttaaaacaagatatgAAAAGCGGTAAGTACAAAAAGTTGATAAATACAATTGTGTATAtgtgcaatatatatataaatacaattatattaaaattatgaacTTTATCAAAAATCTCagcagaatgaaaagacaagccacaaagtaggaaaaatatttgccacaCATATGAATAGCAAAGTTCTAGTATACtacattataaaaagaaaaaaattattctgataagaaaatgagcaaaagaatagAACAGGAACTTGACAGAAGAGGAAATCTATTCTGTAAGTTCCTCAGCCTTAATAGTAatcatacaaattaaaaccacaatgaaaaaatacCATTAAACAAGTATTAGAATGGCAAAACGTAAGAAACCCAATAAAATGAAGCTTTGGTAATAATGTCGAACAATGAGGACTTTCATTTTGGGTAACGTTTTAGCTACCCATTATGTGATAAAGTTACTTCAGCCCAGAATTCCACAACTAGGTATTTATCCTAGAAAAACTCATACtcactacaccaaaataaaagtaCAAGAATGTTTGTGGTAGCACTGTTTGTAATAACCAAAATCAGGAAATAACTCAAATGGCCATGTAcaatagaaatagataaattttgaTATATACATACTGTGAAGTGAATATaatcaatgaaaatgaacaaactagTCATATGAAATAGCatgaataaatttcaaatataatatgAACAAAATGATAGGTAATACATTCCTCTATTCATATAAAGTTCAAATAAAGGCAAACAGAACTGTACTATTTGGAGATGCATATATAAATGGTAAAACCAGGAGGAAAATTAAGATGATAGAATAATAATGGGACCCTATGCCTGCCTCATCCCTTAAACACAGCTggatcaaatcattctgaacacccaagaaatctGAGGACTGAGAGAGCAAACTGCACATATAGAGGGTGAAAAACAGCCATATTGTGGAAGTTAGGAGTTGTGGAGAGTTGATTTGGGAGAGAAAAGAATTGGGAGTACTGCAGAGGGGAGCCCTAAtcacagagagaggaaagaaagagagagagagagagagagagatacacaagGGATTGCACAAGAAAAACTCTTCCCCAAAACCATTGACTGGGAAAAGGAGGCGCTGTTTATCACAAGAAGCACCCTTAAGCCCACCAGACATGACCCCAGCGATGGTGTAGATTTCTAAAACTTCAGACTTTGAGCTCTGCTGCTTATGATAAACAGCTCCTGTAGATGTGCAACTTCTTTTCTGGGACAAATCGGCACCAGCCACAATGCAATGGGACCCTACCCCAGAGTATCAGCATGGGTCTAGCCAGGCTGGGTTCCTAAAACTTGGGAGTTTTTGAAATCCATCCACAAacctgagataaaacacaggagtaCTGTGCcaccaggcaggcaggcagcttgGACACAgggtgaaagcagggttctgataGAATCTTGGAACACAAGAGGGAGattgtttgctcttctgtgagAGCTTCCTGAACAGGAGTGGGCGCAAACTGCCCTCTCCAGGGTTGAGAGAGTTGGTGATGCCATACCCTTCCCTCCTCAACAGCAGGGACAGACTTCAGTGAGCAACACAGTGCCCCCTCAGTGGAGACCACAGCCTCTTACACCAAGCCCCATCCCACTGCACCCTGCAAGTGCACCTTTATTAGGGCAAGTTAGCCTGAGAACCAGCAtagcaggccccttccccagaaaaTGAGCACAAACCCTCTGCACGCGCCAAGTCTACTGATAATAGAATGATGCAAAGCTTCTGCTCTAGTGGAAATAGGATCAGGTTTGTTTTAAGAAGCAATCcaaagcacacctagttaaaatgcCACACATTGAACAAGGTCCAAACACATTGCCACAGAGACTAGAAAGGAACTGACAAAATCAACAAATCAATTActttataggtaatacaatggTACTAAATTCTTCTCAATCAATAATTACCATGATGCGATACcacccacacctgtcagaatggctgaaattaccAATTTCAagatgttggcaagaatgcaAAGGTAGGGGacaaccctcttacactgttggtgagaatgcaaactggtgcagccactctagaaagcaattcggcagtgtggcagaatacaaaatcaatgcccagaaatcagtggcatttctatacactaacaatgagactcgagaaagagaaattaaggagtcaatcccatttacaactgcacccaaaagcataagatactaggaatacacttaaccaaagaggtaaaggacttctaccctaaaaactacaaaatacttctgaaagaaattgaggaagacacaaagagatggaaaaatattccatgctcatggattgcaagaattaatattgtgaaaatgtgaatgctacccagggcaatttacacattcaaagcaatccctatcaaaataccgtgggctttcttcagagagttggaacaaataatcttaagatttgtgtggaatcagagaagaccccaaatagccaggggaatattgaaaaagaaaaccagagctggcgacatcacaatgccagatttcaagttgtactacaaagctgtgatcatcaagacaatgtgatactggcacaaaaacagacacatagatcaatggaacagaatagagaacccagaaatgggccctcaactctattgtcaactaatattcgacaaagcaggaaagatgatCCACTGGATAAagcacagtctcttcaataaatggtgctgggaaaattggacagccacatgcagaagaatgaaactagaccattctcttacaccatacacaaaaataaactcaaaatggatgaaagatctacatgtgagacaagaatccatcaaaatcctagaggagaacacaggcaacaccctttttgaacttagccacagcaacttcttgtaagatacatctatgaaggcaagggaaataaaaacagaaatgaattattgggacttcatcaagataaaaagcttctgcacagccaaaaaaaaaaaaaaaacagtcaacaaaactaaaagacaacctacggaatgggagaagatatttgcaaatgacatatcagataaagggctagtatccaagatctagaaagaacttattaaactcaacagcaaagaaacaaaaaaatccaatcatgaaatgggcaaaggacatgaagagaaatctcacagaggaaggcatagacatggccaacaagcacaggagaaaatgctccgcatcacttgccatcagggaaatacaaatcaaaaccacaatgagataccaccccacaccagtgagaatggggaaaattaacaagacaggaaaccacaaatgttggagaggatgtggagaaaggggaaccctcttccactgatggtgggaatgtgaactggtgcagccactctggaaaactgtgtggaggctcctcaaaaagttaaaaatagaactaccctacaacgcagcaattgcactactggggatttaccccaaagatacagatgcagtgaaatggcaggacacctggaccccaatgtttattatagcagcaatgtccacaatagccaaactgtggaaggagcctcggtgtccaggGAAAgaagaatgggtaaagaagatgtagtctatgtatacaatggaatattagcgaTTAGAAACgaggaatacccaccatttgcttcaacgtggatggaactggagggtactatgctgagtgaagtaagtcaatcagagaaggacaaacatttatATCGTCCCAAACTGTGATTCTTTTACTTCACCTCTCATCTTTTACTTTTCTCCAATACCCTGCATTTCTAAGCATGTTTTCAAATTTGGATTCCTATGTCTCCTTTTACCTGTTACAGGCTTAAAagctcttttatatttttttttctagaaatgcaaATACCATTTTTAGGTGAGGCAAACATGGAAAACCAAGTTTGGGTGATTGTAATTGTGATCTACTCTTCCACAAACCATTGCCTTGTATCCAAAGTTTTTGCTAAACAGAGGTGTGTTGGAAAATTGAAATCTTAACCTATGGCCTCTTGGAGCCCTATGAGTGTTAGAAGGCATTAATAGACGAAGAACTTGAACTGGACTGGGAAACTAGCTAGGCTATGCAGGTTGGGTCAGCCCTGGCTACCAATTTTGGTTCATAATCAcctgaaaaatctaaaatataccATTAAGAAGTGAAGTTAAGGGGTTTCATATGGTATGGATTAGTTCTAATAGAATTTGGTCCTTGGCATCAATGACTTA contains:
- the LOC144297584 gene encoding olfactory receptor 8S1-like; translation: MKNVSIITEFVLLGLSSDPQIQTMLFVLFLGIYLLTLMGNLVMILVIRVDSHLQTPMYFFLGHLSFLDLSFSSVTVPKMLQNFLSQKKSISVWGCITQSFFFTLSGGTEACLLSAMAYDRYAAICYPLVYTMVINRPLCIVTVSIAWTVGFLISLMNILFIYKLHFCGSNIIPHFSCELPPLFPLSCTDPIVNEILLAVSCAFLGLLTLPLILFSYSRIISAILNIHSSEGQAKAFSTCSSHLTVVLLFYGTALFRYISPASGSVLE